From a single Ignavibacteria bacterium genomic region:
- a CDS encoding aminotransferase class V-fold PLP-dependent enzyme, protein MMQISEARKFYPYLNSGRIYMNHAAISPLSEPVVNELNDYIYVRSRTEIENFPEYQKMLVDTKTKLAEMINCDASRIAFMDNTSNSLNLLAQGLEWKTGDRIVLNDIEFPSNIYPFLNLKSQGVEMDIVKSHDGIVSFEDIEKAITEKTRLVSISHVQFLSGYRADIEKIGALCRSKGIIFSVDAIQSMGALRVDVKKMNIDFLASGTQKWMMALQGLSFAFVTEELQEKISPKYVGWTSVADAWNLLDYNLKLRTSAERFQNGTISAIGVVALHASIDFMRRFGHDKIEEAILGNTEYFMERLRDCGISPVLQNVDRNNLSGIVSFSSPKAEEVFTELGKRDITAAVREGIVRFSPHFYNTREEIDRVVSVLKEILF, encoded by the coding sequence ATGATGCAGATCAGTGAAGCTAGAAAATTTTACCCTTATCTGAATTCGGGGCGTATCTATATGAATCACGCCGCAATAAGCCCTCTGTCTGAACCGGTTGTAAATGAGCTTAATGACTATATTTACGTTAGAAGCCGGACGGAAATTGAAAACTTCCCGGAATACCAGAAAATGCTTGTGGATACTAAAACCAAGCTGGCAGAGATGATTAACTGCGACGCCTCCAGGATCGCTTTTATGGACAACACATCCAACAGCCTTAACCTTTTAGCACAGGGGCTCGAATGGAAAACAGGCGACAGGATTGTCTTAAATGACATTGAATTCCCTTCAAATATCTACCCTTTTCTTAACCTGAAAAGCCAGGGCGTGGAAATGGATATTGTAAAAAGCCACGACGGGATAGTCTCTTTTGAGGATATTGAAAAGGCAATTACTGAAAAAACAAGGCTCGTTTCTATAAGTCACGTGCAGTTCCTCTCAGGCTACAGGGCCGACATTGAAAAAATAGGAGCGCTCTGCCGCAGTAAAGGCATTATATTTTCTGTTGATGCAATACAGTCAATGGGAGCCTTAAGGGTGGACGTTAAAAAGATGAACATTGACTTTCTGGCCTCGGGAACGCAGAAATGGATGATGGCGCTGCAGGGGCTTTCATTTGCTTTTGTAACTGAGGAGCTGCAGGAGAAAATAAGCCCTAAGTATGTGGGCTGGACGTCTGTTGCAGATGCATGGAACCTTCTGGACTATAACCTTAAGCTGAGGACGTCGGCTGAGCGCTTCCAAAACGGTACAATTTCGGCAATCGGCGTTGTGGCGCTGCACGCTTCAATTGACTTTATGAGGCGGTTCGGGCACGATAAAATTGAAGAGGCAATCCTGGGTAATACGGAGTACTTCATGGAGCGCCTGAGGGATTGCGGAATTAGTCCGGTGCTTCAGAATGTGGACAGAAATAACCTGTCTGGAATTGTGAGCTTTTCTTCCCCAAAGGCCGAGGAAGTATTTACGGAACTTGGGAAAAGGGATATAACTGCAGCCGTAAGAGAAGGTATAGTAAGGTTTTCCCCCCATTTTTACAATACACGGGAAGAAATAGACAGGGTTGTAAGTGTCCTTAAAGAGATTCTGTTCTGA
- a CDS encoding phosphomannomutase — protein sequence MEKINGFKAYDIRGKVPGELNEDLAYKIGRAYSKLTGAKTIVVGHDVRKSSVQLSESLIKGITDSGVDVTDIGLCGTEMIYFATPFLNADGGIMITASHNPPEYNGMKFVKKGSVPVGYDSGLNEVERMIVNDEFDPVSQKKGSVARKDVMPDFINNLKRFYSKDKIKPLNVVVNGGNGCVGLALDAIEGDLPIKMIKVFTEPDSSFPNGVPNPLLPENRQPTIDAVLKNKADLGVAWDGDYDRCFFFDEKGNFIEGYYIVGLLAKSILKTHPGEKIVHDPRLVWNTVEVVKKYGGVPVESKSGHAYIKEKMREANAVYGGEMSAHHYFRDNSYSDSGMIPFLLVLQLISEENKPLSSLVEEMVKNYPCSGEINTTIDKPAEKIKELDAKYNGKKERLDGLSVEFPDWRFNVRMSNTEPILRLNVESRNDESLMKEKTEELLGIIRAK from the coding sequence ATGGAAAAAATCAACGGATTTAAGGCTTATGACATACGCGGCAAGGTGCCCGGGGAATTAAATGAGGACCTGGCCTATAAGATCGGAAGGGCTTACAGCAAGCTCACCGGTGCAAAAACTATTGTCGTAGGCCATGACGTCAGAAAATCATCTGTTCAGCTGTCGGAAAGCCTTATAAAGGGTATTACAGACAGCGGCGTCGACGTTACAGATATAGGACTTTGCGGCACGGAAATGATCTATTTTGCCACCCCTTTCCTGAATGCCGACGGGGGAATTATGATTACGGCAAGCCATAACCCGCCAGAATATAACGGAATGAAATTTGTAAAAAAAGGTTCTGTTCCGGTCGGTTACGACTCAGGGCTCAATGAAGTAGAAAGAATGATAGTAAATGACGAATTTGATCCCGTAAGCCAGAAAAAGGGAAGTGTTGCCCGTAAGGATGTAATGCCTGATTTTATCAATAATCTTAAGAGATTCTACAGCAAAGATAAAATTAAGCCTCTTAATGTAGTGGTTAACGGGGGTAACGGCTGCGTCGGACTGGCGCTCGATGCTATTGAAGGTGACCTCCCGATTAAAATGATCAAGGTTTTTACCGAGCCCGATTCCAGCTTCCCGAACGGCGTTCCGAACCCTTTATTGCCCGAAAACAGGCAGCCTACCATAGACGCCGTGTTAAAAAACAAGGCCGACCTGGGCGTGGCATGGGACGGCGACTACGACCGCTGCTTCTTCTTTGATGAAAAGGGGAATTTCATAGAAGGATACTATATCGTAGGCCTTCTGGCAAAATCCATACTGAAGACTCACCCCGGCGAAAAAATCGTTCACGACCCCAGACTTGTCTGGAACACGGTTGAAGTTGTAAAAAAATATGGCGGCGTCCCGGTTGAATCCAAGAGCGGTCACGCATATATAAAAGAAAAGATGCGCGAGGCTAATGCAGTCTATGGCGGCGAAATGTCGGCTCATCACTATTTCAGGGATAATTCCTATTCAGACAGCGGAATGATACCCTTCCTGCTCGTGCTGCAGCTTATTTCTGAGGAAAACAAGCCTCTTTCAAGCCTTGTTGAAGAAATGGTGAAGAACTATCCATGCTCGGGTGAAATTAATACCACTATAGATAAACCCGCAGAAAAGATAAAAGAGCTGGATGCAAAGTATAACGGTAAAAAAGAACGCCTGGACGGCCTTAGCGTGGAATTCCCCGACTGGCGCTTTAACGTCAGAATGTCCAATACGGAACCCATTTTGCGCCTGAACGTCGAAAGCCGGAACGATGAAAGCCTGATGAAGGAAAAAACGGAGGAACTTTTAGGCATTATAAGGGCAAAATAA
- a CDS encoding S46 family peptidase, translated as MAGCSGSTATTQQETAVTSNVAGGINLDTVKAQRFDTGKMWTFDNPPVKYFQEAYGFTATPEWLEKARKSALRFASYCSASFVSADGLVMTNHHCGRESVTQVNKEGEDLHKTGFYAQTLQDERPVPGLYVDQLVLMKDVTKEVQDAINAATTDAEKVQARKDKISEIEARTRKETGLEASVVTLYSGGEYSLYGYKRYNDVRLVFAPENQIGFFGGDYDNFTYPRYNLDCTFFRVYDETGKPLKTDNYFKWSPQGASEGEAIFVIGNPGRTNRLNTMAQLEYFRDVQYPVTLNMLNDLIDVYSQTLKEHPDQSLKYEDMLFGLANSQKVYVGMIKGLNDPVLMARKRDFEKKFKAAVDSKPELKSKYGNIWDNIAQTRSEMRQYSKDLSAYSVNPRFSASYFSIARDIIQYANQMQLPENERSKKFKGDELDSTKAKIFPDDMDKDFDYKLVQVFAKNLINTLGEGNELVQKLFDAKKGKDAADYMLSHSQLTSKESVMALLNKSPKDILSSDDPFIYFLQNTSGKLDAIRQKARDIQDKEAVNNQLLGQALFAVYGTSIPPDATFTLRIADGVVKGYDYNGTKAPAKTTYYGLYDRYYSFNKQYPWDLPERWKTIPPEFNLETPMNFISTNDIIGGNSGSPVINKNLEIVGLAFDGNIESLPGDFIFTTESNRCLSVDSEGMVEAIKDMYKATRLGEELRAGKMAEATK; from the coding sequence ATGGCAGGCTGCTCAGGAAGTACAGCAACAACACAGCAGGAAACAGCCGTAACATCAAACGTTGCCGGCGGTATCAATCTCGATACTGTTAAGGCACAGAGGTTTGATACCGGCAAAATGTGGACATTTGACAACCCTCCTGTTAAATACTTCCAGGAAGCTTACGGCTTTACTGCAACGCCTGAATGGCTTGAAAAGGCCAGAAAATCAGCGTTGAGATTTGCCAGCTACTGCTCGGCTTCCTTTGTCTCGGCCGACGGCCTGGTTATGACAAACCACCACTGCGGCCGTGAAAGCGTTACACAGGTTAACAAGGAAGGTGAAGACCTTCATAAAACAGGCTTCTATGCACAGACACTGCAGGATGAAAGACCCGTCCCGGGCCTTTATGTGGACCAGCTCGTCCTGATGAAGGACGTTACAAAAGAGGTGCAGGATGCCATAAATGCAGCAACAACAGACGCAGAAAAAGTCCAGGCCAGGAAGGACAAAATCAGTGAAATTGAGGCCCGCACAAGAAAAGAGACAGGCCTTGAGGCTTCAGTTGTAACATTATACAGCGGCGGAGAATATTCTCTCTATGGATACAAGAGATATAACGACGTGCGTCTTGTATTTGCCCCTGAAAACCAGATAGGATTCTTTGGCGGCGATTACGATAACTTTACATATCCCCGCTACAACCTCGACTGTACATTCTTCCGCGTTTATGATGAGACGGGAAAACCGTTAAAAACAGACAACTATTTCAAATGGAGCCCGCAGGGCGCAAGTGAAGGCGAGGCCATTTTTGTTATTGGCAACCCGGGAAGAACCAACCGCCTTAACACAATGGCACAGCTGGAATATTTCCGTGATGTACAGTACCCTGTAACACTCAACATGCTTAACGATTTAATTGACGTTTATTCACAGACACTGAAAGAGCATCCAGACCAGTCATTAAAGTATGAAGATATGCTCTTCGGCCTTGCAAACTCACAGAAGGTTTATGTGGGAATGATCAAAGGATTAAACGATCCGGTGCTCATGGCAAGAAAAAGAGATTTTGAAAAGAAGTTCAAGGCTGCAGTCGACTCAAAGCCCGAACTGAAGTCAAAATACGGAAATATCTGGGATAATATTGCACAGACAAGAAGTGAAATGAGGCAGTACTCAAAAGATCTTTCTGCATATTCAGTAAACCCGAGATTTTCTGCTTCTTATTTTTCAATTGCAAGGGACATCATTCAGTACGCAAACCAGATGCAGCTGCCGGAAAATGAAAGAAGCAAAAAGTTTAAGGGCGATGAGCTTGATTCCACAAAGGCAAAGATATTCCCGGATGATATGGATAAGGACTTCGATTACAAACTCGTACAGGTTTTCGCTAAAAACCTCATTAACACGCTTGGCGAAGGCAACGAGCTTGTACAGAAGCTTTTTGACGCTAAAAAGGGAAAGGACGCTGCCGACTATATGCTGAGCCACTCACAGCTTACTTCAAAAGAGTCTGTTATGGCCCTGCTTAACAAGTCACCCAAGGACATACTATCTTCAGATGATCCTTTTATCTATTTCCTGCAGAATACATCCGGCAAACTGGATGCCATCAGGCAGAAAGCCAGGGACATTCAGGACAAGGAAGCTGTTAACAATCAGCTCTTAGGGCAGGCTCTTTTTGCAGTTTACGGCACCTCAATTCCGCCTGATGCAACATTTACGCTCAGAATTGCTGACGGTGTTGTAAAGGGTTACGATTATAACGGAACCAAGGCTCCGGCAAAGACTACCTATTACGGATTATATGACAGGTACTATTCTTTCAACAAGCAGTATCCCTGGGATCTGCCTGAAAGGTGGAAGACTATTCCTCCGGAATTCAATCTTGAAACCCCGATGAACTTTATCTCTACAAACGACATTATCGGCGGCAACTCGGGAAGCCCGGTTATCAACAAAAACCTTGAAATTGTTGGTCTTGCTTTTGACGGCAACATCGAAAGCCTCCCCGGCGACTTCATCTTTACAACAGAATCTAACCGCTGCCTGAGCGTTGATTCTGAAGGTATGGTTGAGGCAATCAAGGATATGTACAAGGCTACAAGACTCGGTGAAGAGTTAAGAGCCGGAAAAATGGCTGAAGCCACAAAGTAA
- a CDS encoding PspC domain-containing protein: MPLRRSRNKIIAGVCGGIAEWLGWDPTIVRIAYVLISVLSAAFPGILVYIILWIVMPPAD; the protein is encoded by the coding sequence ATGCCTTTAAGAAGATCCAGAAACAAAATTATTGCAGGCGTCTGCGGCGGCATAGCAGAATGGCTGGGCTGGGATCCCACCATCGTCAGAATCGCCTATGTGCTCATTTCAGTGCTCAGCGCAGCATTTCCAGGAATACTGGTTTATATAATCCTCTGGATTGTAATGCCCCCGGCGGATTAA
- a CDS encoding cupin domain-containing protein, whose amino-acid sequence MEVNNLFSEIPDNFQKEIFDILVHNHNLTLERIVSCGQASPEGEWYEQETNEWVILLGGSAGLLFEGESDEKVLYPGDYLLIPANTKHRIEWTDRKQKTVWLALHYMD is encoded by the coding sequence ATGGAAGTAAATAATCTCTTTTCGGAAATACCCGATAATTTCCAGAAAGAAATTTTTGATATATTAGTTCATAATCATAATCTGACTTTAGAAAGAATTGTATCGTGCGGACAGGCTTCTCCCGAGGGGGAATGGTATGAACAGGAGACAAACGAATGGGTTATACTTTTGGGAGGTTCGGCAGGCCTGTTATTTGAAGGGGAAAGCGATGAAAAAGTTCTCTATCCCGGTGACTATCTTTTGATTCCAGCCAATACAAAGCATCGTATAGAATGGACTGACCGTAAACAGAAAACAGTCTGGCTTGCACTGCATTATATGGATTAA
- a CDS encoding YbaK/EbsC family protein has product MPARKLKQFLDANNIKYISIKHSPAFTAQEVAHTAHIRGKDLAKTVIVKIGNDMAMAVLPAKNLVDLDLLREVTGNENVELASEKEFKNQFPDCEIGAMPPFGNLYNMQVFVAEPLTRDKEIAFNAGTHSELIKLSYEDFERLVKPKVVKFSLA; this is encoded by the coding sequence ATGCCTGCCAGAAAATTAAAACAGTTCCTGGATGCTAACAACATTAAATACATAAGCATCAAACATTCACCCGCCTTTACGGCCCAGGAGGTAGCTCATACCGCCCATATCAGAGGCAAAGACCTGGCCAAGACAGTAATAGTTAAAATCGGCAATGATATGGCAATGGCCGTTCTGCCGGCTAAAAACCTGGTGGATCTGGATTTGCTGAGGGAAGTCACCGGAAATGAGAACGTTGAGCTGGCCAGTGAAAAAGAATTCAAAAACCAGTTCCCCGACTGCGAAATCGGAGCCATGCCGCCTTTTGGTAACCTGTACAATATGCAGGTCTTTGTTGCCGAACCTTTGACCAGGGACAAGGAAATTGCCTTTAATGCGGGTACACATTCCGAACTCATTAAATTGTCGTATGAGGACTTCGAAAGGCTTGTTAAGCCGAAAGTTGTAAAATTCTCACTGGCTTAA
- a CDS encoding T9SS type A sorting domain-containing protein: protein MKYFVDHENGEVYSDRTRDGRKVPQWGEEKGNSGKAAYHSTELGYYTYLYGNLFYKKAPVSLYYYFKADSADRSVFLYPLAIKDNRLKIKDVTLNGEAFNSFNSSTRTIRIPAGKGGKFRVTFELNDVTSAASNNGQKPENFSLGQNYPNPFNPITRIRYSVGEAGSHVLLKVYDVLGSVAATLVDEVKDKGSYEVAFDASRLSSGIYFYRLQSGKNVISRKMTLLK, encoded by the coding sequence ATGAAGTACTTTGTTGACCATGAGAACGGCGAAGTGTATTCGGACAGGACGCGAGACGGACGAAAAGTGCCGCAGTGGGGAGAAGAGAAGGGTAATAGCGGCAAGGCCGCCTATCATTCAACCGAACTGGGCTACTACACTTATCTTTATGGGAATCTTTTTTACAAAAAGGCACCCGTAAGCCTCTACTACTACTTTAAGGCAGATTCCGCGGATAGAAGCGTTTTTCTATATCCTCTTGCAATTAAGGACAACAGGCTTAAAATAAAAGATGTAACGCTTAATGGCGAAGCGTTTAATAGTTTTAATTCCTCAACAAGAACCATCAGAATACCCGCGGGGAAAGGGGGCAAGTTCAGGGTTACATTTGAATTAAATGACGTTACTTCTGCAGCATCAAACAATGGGCAGAAGCCTGAAAATTTCAGCCTCGGGCAGAATTATCCTAATCCCTTCAACCCGATAACGAGGATCAGGTATTCGGTAGGTGAAGCAGGATCGCATGTTTTACTTAAGGTATACGACGTGCTTGGAAGTGTTGCGGCAACACTGGTAGATGAGGTTAAGGATAAAGGATCATATGAGGTGGCGTTTGATGCGTCCAGGCTTTCAAGCGGGATTTATTTTTACAGGCTGCAGTCGGGAAAGAATGTAATCAGCAGGAAGATGACATTGTTGAAGTAG
- a CDS encoding ChbG/HpnK family deacetylase, whose translation MIKKIQFVIFLLLLLVPALQAQDQKTLLIRCDDIGMSHSVNMAAKELIESGIPFSASVMFTCPWYQEAVDLLKNHPEIAVGVHLTLNAEWKNYRWGPVTGKDAVPSLVDSAGYFTPSRALFKANKPKLKEIEKELRAQVERAMKSGLKITYLDHHMSTAVDRPEYRKIVEKLAREYHLGISNYFQENYLNTMYNDPVDKKQDSLKVILSDLSPERVNLLVCHIGMDTPELQAMIDLNSFGMKEMSRHRQAELNALLSLKKEILSGSLRLINYEKLISERGLKSMTRPVD comes from the coding sequence ATGATTAAAAAAATTCAATTTGTAATTTTTCTTTTACTTCTTCTGGTGCCGGCGCTTCAGGCACAGGATCAGAAAACACTTCTTATAAGGTGTGATGACATCGGTATGTCGCATTCGGTCAATATGGCGGCCAAAGAGCTCATTGAATCAGGCATTCCTTTTTCGGCCTCTGTTATGTTTACGTGCCCATGGTACCAGGAGGCGGTGGACCTGTTAAAAAATCACCCTGAAATAGCCGTCGGTGTGCACCTTACGCTTAATGCCGAATGGAAAAACTACAGGTGGGGTCCCGTTACGGGTAAAGACGCCGTACCGAGCCTGGTGGACAGTGCGGGATACTTCACCCCTTCGAGGGCATTATTTAAGGCAAACAAGCCCAAACTTAAGGAGATTGAAAAGGAGCTGCGGGCACAGGTGGAACGTGCCATGAAGTCGGGCCTTAAGATAACATATCTTGACCACCACATGAGCACGGCAGTAGACAGGCCGGAGTACAGGAAAATTGTTGAAAAGCTTGCTCGTGAATATCACCTGGGAATATCAAATTATTTCCAGGAGAATTATCTAAACACAATGTACAACGATCCCGTGGACAAGAAGCAGGACAGCCTTAAGGTGATACTGAGCGACCTGAGCCCTGAACGCGTGAATCTTCTTGTGTGCCACATCGGAATGGATACGCCGGAACTTCAGGCGATGATTGATTTGAACTCTTTCGGGATGAAGGAGATGAGCAGGCACCGCCAGGCTGAGCTGAATGCGCTCCTGTCACTAAAAAAAGAAATTTTAAGCGGCAGTCTGAGGCTGATCAATTATGAAAAGCTGATTTCTGAACGGGGATTAAAAAGCATGACAAGACCTGTTGATTAG
- a CDS encoding Rieske (2Fe-2S) protein, translating to MDRKEFLLKAGQSAAVLILGSCFQSCSSNSSDSGIPTAPQNVDFTLDLSKQENAALNSVGGYVYQGGLIIAKINDSTFTALSQTCTHQGATVDYEASATRFHCPRHGSNFDVNGNVINGPAGSPLQKYKTSLNGTMLRVFS from the coding sequence ATGGATAGAAAAGAATTTCTTCTTAAAGCCGGGCAGTCCGCGGCAGTACTCATATTAGGTTCATGCTTTCAAAGCTGCTCATCAAACTCTTCAGACAGCGGTATCCCGACTGCACCTCAGAACGTTGACTTTACACTGGACCTCTCAAAGCAGGAAAATGCAGCCCTGAACAGCGTCGGGGGATATGTATACCAGGGAGGCTTAATAATAGCTAAAATAAACGACAGCACTTTCACAGCTCTTTCACAGACCTGCACACATCAGGGAGCTACGGTTGATTACGAGGCCTCTGCCACGCGCTTTCACTGCCCGAGGCACGGCTCTAACTTTGACGTAAACGGAAACGTAATAAACGGGCCTGCCGGAAGCCCCCTTCAGAAATATAAAACTTCCTTAAACGGAACCATGCTGAGAGTTTTCAGCTGA
- a CDS encoding redox-sensing transcriptional repressor Rex: MVGNKHSIIRLLKYKSSLLRFRILGFKRVFSDNLADAADVTAAQVRKDFSLFGIPGNRRGGYQIDELLSRLNSLLGKDVLQKVIIVGAGHIGSALMRYKGFDKEGIQITAGFDIDPEKIQREGSIPVYPFEELKDYVKNNNIKIGIISVTEMFAQHVLDTMVEAGIKGVLNFAPIKLKGPDDVFISNVDLLGELEKVIYFVKSAESRITS, encoded by the coding sequence ATGGTCGGGAACAAGCACTCCATTATAAGGCTCTTGAAATACAAGAGTTCCTTGCTGCGGTTCCGGATACTGGGCTTTAAGAGGGTATTTTCGGATAACCTTGCAGATGCAGCTGACGTAACTGCCGCACAGGTAAGGAAAGATTTTTCATTGTTCGGAATTCCGGGCAACCGCCGCGGCGGATATCAGATTGACGAGCTCCTTTCAAGGCTTAACAGCCTGCTCGGTAAGGATGTTCTTCAGAAGGTAATCATTGTCGGAGCCGGACACATAGGCAGCGCCCTTATGAGATATAAAGGCTTTGACAAAGAGGGAATTCAGATTACTGCCGGCTTCGATATCGATCCCGAAAAAATCCAAAGAGAAGGAAGCATTCCCGTATACCCGTTCGAAGAGCTGAAGGACTATGTTAAAAATAACAATATAAAAATCGGCATTATCTCAGTTACCGAAATGTTTGCTCAGCATGTGCTCGATACCATGGTTGAGGCCGGAATAAAGGGAGTCCTGAACTTTGCGCCAATTAAGCTTAAAGGTCCCGATGACGTGTTTATAAGCAACGTTGACCTCCTGGGGGAGCTGGAAAAAGTAATATACTTTGTTAAATCCGCCGAAAGCCGCATTACCTCCTGA
- a CDS encoding SpoIIE family protein phosphatase: MTLTGKEKEKCFIEVDYYQNFKHNQIVGGDVFLLHKIKEENRIISVLSDGLGSGVKANVLAALTSTMAISFISNKKDIRQTAETIMRTLPVCKVRKISYSTFTIADIEESGKARIIEYDNPPFILIRKNRLLEITPTPIKLSFNRYKENVLNYSEFSVQMGDRIIFFSDGVSQSAMGSKDMPLGWTRDKIVEHILKAIRNEADISARELARNIVDRAHYNDNYKSKDDITCGVIYFRKPRRLMIVTGPPVLKEKDSEMALMIDKFSGEKVICGGTTAKIISRELARKVTINLDERDPEIPPCCQMPGIDLVTEGTITIGKLLEVLESGTVNEYRRDNAVSKLLNALMNSDIIHFVVGTKINEAHQDPNIPVELGLRRTLIKNIVRLLEEKYLKETKLQFI; encoded by the coding sequence ATGACATTGACGGGTAAAGAAAAAGAAAAGTGTTTTATTGAGGTCGACTACTACCAGAACTTCAAGCATAATCAGATCGTTGGCGGCGACGTGTTTCTTCTGCACAAGATTAAAGAGGAAAACAGGATCATTTCTGTCCTGTCCGACGGACTGGGCAGCGGAGTCAAGGCAAACGTGCTTGCGGCTCTTACTTCAACAATGGCCATTAGCTTTATTTCAAATAAAAAAGATATACGCCAGACCGCAGAGACAATAATGAGGACTCTCCCGGTCTGCAAGGTGCGCAAGATCAGCTATTCCACATTCACAATAGCAGATATAGAGGAATCGGGCAAAGCCAGAATAATTGAATACGACAATCCCCCCTTCATACTTATACGCAAAAACCGGCTGCTTGAAATCACCCCAACCCCGATCAAGCTTTCATTTAACAGGTATAAGGAAAATGTCCTGAACTATTCGGAGTTTTCCGTGCAGATGGGCGACAGGATCATATTCTTTTCCGACGGCGTCAGCCAGTCTGCCATGGGCTCAAAGGATATGCCCCTCGGCTGGACGAGGGATAAGATTGTTGAGCATATTCTAAAGGCAATCAGAAACGAAGCCGACATCTCGGCACGCGAACTGGCAAGAAATATAGTCGACAGGGCGCACTATAACGACAACTATAAGTCCAAAGACGACATTACCTGCGGAGTAATCTACTTCAGAAAACCACGCAGGCTTATGATCGTAACGGGGCCTCCTGTCTTGAAGGAAAAAGACAGCGAAATGGCCCTGATGATCGATAAGTTCAGCGGCGAGAAAGTAATCTGCGGCGGCACAACGGCCAAGATCATTTCACGCGAGCTTGCACGTAAAGTTACCATCAATCTGGATGAACGCGACCCCGAGATACCACCCTGCTGCCAGATGCCGGGAATTGACCTTGTGACAGAAGGAACAATAACAATCGGGAAACTCCTTGAGGTGCTCGAGTCGGGTACAGTAAACGAGTACCGGCGCGATAACGCCGTTTCAAAATTATTGAACGCCCTTATGAACAGCGACATTATACATTTTGTAGTAGGCACAAAAATCAATGAAGCCCATCAGGATCCCAATATACCCGTTGAACTCGGCCTCAGAAGAACACTAATTAAAAACATAGTAAGGCTGCTTGAAGAAAAATACCTGAAGGAGACCAAACTTCAGTTTATATAA